The window aaatttaattcaacgattaaaataaattcttatttgtatttattagatcaaatttcaacaaattttataaatcagAAAGAATGATCAGGAGAGGATTCCTCTCTCTTTCATAATCCTGATGAATAATAAAATGGCCCACCATAATAATTTACGGTGCACCCACCATCGCAAATCTCGAAAACCCCATGCCTCCTTCCGACGATTGCCACGTGGTCCCCTCCATCAAACCGACCTTCACGCATTTATCCGAACAAGGCCGACACTGAGGGGTCCCACACTTGCACTCCTCCCACGTTCTCCTTACACGTTGCGGCCTCTTACTGGTACATGCTCTCAGCACCAGTACGTCTCACCTCTCCTCCTTGGCATTCGTCTACTTTCTTCTTTTGCCTTTAAGACTGTTTGATTTCCATTATTTGATTTGCCTACAAGGAAGGCACAACTCGCCGCTCCTAACTGGCACATTTGCCGTCCTGACACGCGTCGGCTATCCATGGCGAGTGGAAATTTGCGCGGGTACTAATTCTCCTCTTTCCTTTTATGATTGAATTGAATTCACCACGTCGGTCGGTTACAATAGGATATAAATCGCATATATAATCTGCTTTTAACTTAATGGCGTCATATGCGTGTGGGTGGATGCTATATAAAGCTCACTCTCTGCATAAGCAAAGAACATCAAAGCAACATTTCGTTTGCTCTCTTTACAAAATCATTATTCTTTAAGTTGGTTGTGATTTGATATTAAGAAAGTATGGCGGAGGAGTACAACAAGAGCCAAGAACACGAGTACGAGAGGAAGACGGGGGATTACGAGGAGGGATCTGGTGCAGGCGAGACCAAGGATCGCGGGTTGTTTGATTTCTTGGGGAAGAAAGCGGAGGCGAAGCCAACTTCTTATCAGCATGAGGAGAAGCCAGCTTCTTATCAGGAGGAGGAGGTGATCGTCACTGAGTTTGATGAGAAAGCCAAGATCTCCGATCATCATAAGGCACCGGCTCCTGATCAGTACACATCATCATACAGCAAagtagaagaggaggaggacaaGGAGAAGAAGCACGAGAATCTCTTGCAGAAGCTTCACCGATCTAACAGCAGTTCTAGCTCTGTAAGTATTCGTATttggaaatttatttttttattacaaacgaTTTGCTTTTAAGCTAATTAAAAGGAAATCATGTATTGTATCATACATATTTTTGGCAAGATTTCTTaacccaaaaaagaaaggaatccGGATCTCGCAGTATTTTAGGAATCCGTAAATTATGTTACTTCATCGccgattagaaattattttaaatatttttatttaaaattaaatatagagcgattagaaattattttaaatatttttatttaaaattaaatatagaaAGTACCAAGATGAACAACACatgattagaaattattttaaatattttttattttaaattaaatataaacaatgcCGATCAAAATTGAACGTAAAATAAACAGATATATTTCATGAATTTCTAGAATCTCACCAAAGGATTCTGAAACGAACCTGTTGGGATTTTATAGATCAGGGTTTTTCTGCATATTCCGCGTGTAATCACGTAGTGTTTACGTTGATTATATATTTGACATGACATATAGAGTAAtactaagaaaattaaattagtaGATTAAATTAACAGATTAGAAGTGTCACCAATATAAAAAATGAGGATAAATATTAACAATTTAATCATAAATTTTCATATGCttacaaaatttagtcaaaACAATTTAATCTTCCCAGCATTCCTCTAAcatttgtccttgttcttaatttCCATAACTTAAATGTCTAAACTCTATGAAATCTCTGAACATTCGCAGTCAAGCGATGAGGAGGAagatgaagagaagaagaagaagaggaaagaaaagaagggaTTGAAGGATAAGATCAAGGAGAAGATCTCCGGTGATGATCACACGGAAGAAGGCTATCACAAAGAGGACACGGCTGTCCCAGTGGAGAAAGTGTACGAGGAGGAACATCATCATCAAGCTCCAGCTCCGGTTGTCCATCACCACGAAGAGCCCACTGATTACCCAACTGAGGAAAATAAGGGTTTCCTCGAGAAGATCAAGGAAAAGCTTCCTGGACACAAGAAGACTGAGGAGGTTCCAGTTGCTGCTGCTTCGTACGAACA of the Pyrus communis chromosome 1, drPyrComm1.1, whole genome shotgun sequence genome contains:
- the LOC137737378 gene encoding dehydrin ERD14-like, whose translation is MAEEYNKSQEHEYERKTGDYEEGSGAGETKDRGLFDFLGKKAEAKPTSYQHEEKPASYQEEEVIVTEFDEKAKISDHHKAPAPDQYTSSYSKVEEEEDKEKKHENLLQKLHRSNSSSSSSSDEEEDEEKKKKRKEKKGLKDKIKEKISGDDHTEEGYHKEDTAVPVEKVYEEEHHHQAPAPVVHHHEEPTDYPTEENKGFLEKIKEKLPGHKKTEEVPVAAASYEQQSHDHHAAEPPVAASYEAGEEPKEKKGIMEKIKEKLPGYHSKAEEDHKDIKEKEKDTPSY